One Lycium barbarum isolate Lr01 chromosome 5, ASM1917538v2, whole genome shotgun sequence genomic window carries:
- the LOC132639600 gene encoding uncharacterized protein LOC132639600, with product MKSANFGITIILEVVADYDLWIWHAYFGMPGTNNDINVLESSHLFFNLAKGIAPPTHYVIQGNEYDVGYYLADRPSRFWRKEVLHDILTSCIILHNMTIEDERDLNAPIQDAWEGPTPTVEMVVDESHRFEQFLARHKKIKNKDVHFALRNALVEHLWEQRTNHGS from the exons ATGAAAAGTGCAAATTTTGGTATAACAATAATTCTTGAAGTTGTAGCTGATTATGACCTTTGGATATGGCATGCATATTTTGGAATGCCCGGCACCAATAATGACATTAATGTTTTAGAATCGTCACATCTGTTTTTCAATCTTGCTAAAGGTATTGCTCCTCCCACCCATTATGTTATTCAAGGAAACGAATATGATGTGGGTTATTATTTAGCTGACA GGCCGTCGCGTTTTTGGAGAAAAGAAGTGCTACATGATATATTAACATCATGTATTATACTGCACAACATGACAATCGAGGATGAGCGTGATCTTAATGCACCAATTCAAGATGCTTGGGAAGGTCCAACTCCAACAGTAGAAATGGTAGTAGATGAAAGTCATCGATTTGAACAATTTTTAGCTCGACAcaaaaaaattaagaacaaagatgttcaTTTTGCACTTCGTAATGCATTAGTAGAGCATTTATGGGAGCAACGTACTAATCATGGAAGTTGA